The following is a genomic window from Candidatus Woesearchaeota archaeon.
AAAGTTCATCCGGAATTCTCCAACCATCATCTCTAACAACTAATCCCATCGGGTCACCTCTTCTCATTCTCACGTGACCCATTCCCTAATATCTATTCAATGAGAAAGCTACTATTTATTCCTTTCGGGATAGGCTCTAAACATAATATTAAAGAGATTACAATAGACAGAAAAGACGAAAAGAGTGAAGGATAAAGGAGGATAAGCATTTGCTTTTTCTGATTACTTTCTCAACATATGCTCTAAGAAGCAAAACAATTAAAAACAAAAACAAATCAAAGAAGGCTATGAAACACGTCTTTGCCCTTCGCCATGCGCAAAAAAATCTTCTCACTGGCGGGATTACGAAAAAAGGAGAAGAAGAATGCGCGATGATTGGAAAGCTTCTCCCTGAATTCGCAATCACGATTTCATCACCAAGAAAACGATGTAGTGAAACAGCAAAATTAATTGTGAATCATGATCCAAAAATAGAAAAAGACGCGGATATTGAATTTGACAGCGGAACAGAACTTGCGCAATTAATCCGCAACATCCTAAAGAAATTACAAGATGGACAAAGTGCGCTTATTGTGACACACAGTCCATGTCTTGAACCAGCGTACGCGCTTTTGCAAAACAAAATTCCATTACAAGAATCGATTCATTTTCGTTCTTTAGAGGGATTTATTGTGGATGAGAAGAAAAGAGTGAAGTTGTTTGTGCGTGAGTCACAATAGTTATAAAGCAATCTTTTTTTCCTTGATATATGAGAATTCATCTGTTTCGTCATGGACAAACGTCGTGGAACAAACAAGCACGTCTCCAAGGGCAGACAGATATTCCACTAGACGAAATAGGACAAAAACAAGCTGATGCGCTCGCTTCTTATTTTGCAGCATTGCAACTTGCTGCAGTGTATACCTCCGATTTGGTACGAGCGCAAGAAACTGCGCAACGCGCAACACAAAATACATATCCTATTATTACTGTTCCATATTTTAATGAGAGAAATTTTGGTGTTCTTGAAGGAACAGCCATAGGAGAATTCGCAGGAGATTTCAGAGCACAATTACGAGATCCGGTGTATTGTCCTCAGGGAGGAGAATCGCACGAAATGGTTGAACAGCGAGTTCGCGAAGGAATAGAAAAGATTGTTGCATCTCATACCCCCGAAGATGAAATTGCAATTTTTGGTCACAAAGGAACAAACTTCCATATCCTTACAACACTCATTGGAATTGAACAGGCACGCCAATATCGTTCAGGAGATAATTGTGCTGGTCTTGTTTTACTCTATGCTCAAGAGTGGTCTGTTGAACGAACTATTCCATAAGAGAGAAAATTAAAAAGAAAACAAAAAATAATTACCGTGGTCAGATTTTTCTTTGCTTGGCGATACTAAAACTTAAATCGCTGCCAAGAGAGATTTTTAGTTTTTAGAACTCCAAGATAGACTAGCGAAGAAATTCCCAGTAAGAAACAACTTGAAAACCAATAGGAGAAAAATAAGAGCCCATTCATTGTAAAAAAGTTAAAAGATAACAAATAATACGAAGAATTACCTAACAAATTTTCTCCATAATTATTTTGTACAGCCACTAACGAGAAATATGGATAATATAAGAGCATGATTATTGTATATGCAGCGAAGAAAACGCCTAGAATGACACACTTTTTTACATCTTTTTTTGCAGAAATACTTTGGATCACTTTAATTAAATGCCAAGCTACAACTAAGAATGCAACAACAAAAACAATTTCACGTGGTGTCCCCTCAAGCAACCTATTCACTGCATAGAACCCATCCAGAAAGTAAGTTAAGAATCCGATAATAAAAAGCAAAAATAGGATATACATAATTGCCTTATTGCGTATTATCTTTTTCATAATTATATTTTGTTGTAACAAGTATAAATAGGTTTGTAGTAATTTCTGAATAGTAACTTAGTATCCAAAAAAAGAAATAGCGAAAAACAATCAAATAAGCAAACAAAAAATAAAACAAAAAAAATAAATCAACCTACTGATTCTCACTCAAACCTTTTCTGTTTCGGATTTGGGTAATAATCTTCATCTGCAATTCACCAGGCAGTTTTTCAAACATCTGGTCAATAACAGAGGAGCTTCCTCGTCCACCAGTAGCGGAACGCAAGTCGTTGCTCATGCCAATCATTTCTCCAACTGGAAGTTTTGCCTTGACAACAACCATGATTCCCACTTGATCCATCTCCAATAACTGACCACGTTTGTTCGCGATCAATTTGGAAATTTCTCCCATGTAATCCACTGGCGCTTCGAATTGCAAAATCTGTACTGGTTCGAACATCACAGGACCAGCAGCGTTCATTGCTTCGCGAATACCTTCACGAACAGCAGGGTACAACTGCGCAGGACCTCTGTGGATTGCGTCTTCGTGCAACTTACAGTCCATCAACGAAACCATAACTTTAAAGCAGGGCTCACGCGCGAGTGGACCCGCGTTCATGACATCTTCAAACATGTCAAGAACCATTTCCATGATTTCACCAAGGTGAATCTGTCCTTTAGTCTGTTCAAAGATCACGTTGTAATTAAAGAACCCTTTGACTTTCGCTGCGAGTTTTGTGTCAAAACCCATCGCGACAAGTTTGTCTCGCATAACAAGATCAACTTTCTTGACACGAGAATTTAAAGGCAAATCACCTGTTTTAATCGCGTCAATCACTGCTTGTGGGATTGGCTCAACCTTGAAGAACAAATGGTTGTGCTTGTTCGGAGATTTTCCCATCATAATTTCAGATGCTTTGGAAACTGTTTCTCTATAAACGACAATTGGCGCGCTGGTTTGGATGTCAAGTCCTTTTTCTGTCTTGATTCTATTTTCAATGACTTCAAGGTGCAGTTCACCCATACCACTCATCAAGTGTTCTCCTGTTTCTTCGTTGATCTTTACTTTGATACATGGATCTTCTTTTTGAACCATGCGAAGAATTTCAACGAGGCGTGGAAGGTCACTTGGTTTTTTCGCTTCAACCGCTTTAGTAACAACAGGATCAAAGATGTGTGATATTTCTTCGAATGGCTCTGTTGGTTTTTGGGTGATTGTTTCTCCTGGCATTGCTTTTAATCCAGCGACACCAACAATGTTTCCAGCAGTCGCGAAATCAACAATTTCTCGCTTCGCGCCGTTGTAAATGAAAACCTGCTGAACACGAAGATTTTGTTTTCCTCTGTTCAAGTAAACTTCCATTCCTTTCTGAATCGTTCCACCAAAAAGACGACCAGCGGAAATTTCTCCTGCTTGTGGATCAACAACAATTTTCGTGATAACGAAGAAGAGTGGACCATTTGGATCACATTTTTGTAAGGCAATTCCTTCTTCTGTTTCAAGTTCTCCTTTCCAGAGTTTTGGAATTCTGTAATGCTGCGCGACAACTGGATTTGGCAAGTGCGTAATAACCGCGTCTAAAATACATTCATGAATAGGCGCTTTTTTCTTGAGCACTTTATGACCATCTGGATCTGAGCCAGTGTATGCTGCAATAACATCTTTCAATGTAATTCCTTTTTTCTTCATGTAGGGAACAGAGAGAGCCCAATTGTGGAATGCGCTTCCAAAACAAACACTGCCATCGACAACGTTAACTTGGAATTTCTCTCCATATTCCTCGCCGCCAATTTGCCGAATAAGTTTATTGACTTCCATGATAGAATTAACAAATCGTTGTTGCATTGCTTCAGGAGTCAACTGTAATTCCTTAATGAGTCGGTCAACTTTATTGATGAAAAGAATTGGTTTGACTCGTTCTTTCAATGCTTGTCGAAGAACTGTTTCTGTCTGCGGCATGATTCCTTCAACTGCGCAAACAAGAACAATACACCCATCAACTGCGCGCATCGCGCGAGTAACGTCTCCTCCAAAGTCAACGTGACCAGGAGTATCGATTAAGTTAACGAGATATTCGTGTCCTTCATATTCGTGAACCATGGAAACGTTCGCTGAGTCGATAGTGATACCACGAGCGATTTCGTCTTCGTGGAAGTCAAGCATACGTGCTTGACCTGCTAATTCCTCGCTCATCATTCCTGCGCCGCAAAGAAGGTTATCGGAGAATGTTGTTTTTCCGTGATCAATGTGCGCGCAAATTGCAATGTTTCGGATTTTATCCTGTTGTTTCATTAATCGCATAACGCGATCAACCATTTTTTCTGCCATGTAAGCCTCACCCAGTTTATATGTTGTATATTTGTATGTTAAATATAATTTTCTGAATATAAAAGTAAAAACAAAATAAAAAAATTAAAGTGTATGTTTTTCATGCACTGTTGGATAGCTGTGCAATTCTTTCGCGCTGAACCATAAAGGAACTTCTGCTTTTGCGTCATCCTTGGATCCTGATGCGTGAATAA
Proteins encoded in this region:
- a CDS encoding elongation factor EF-2; translated protein: MVDRVMRLMKQQDKIRNIAICAHIDHGKTTFSDNLLCGAGMMSEELAGQARMLDFHEDEIARGITIDSANVSMVHEYEGHEYLVNLIDTPGHVDFGGDVTRAMRAVDGCIVLVCAVEGIMPQTETVLRQALKERVKPILFINKVDRLIKELQLTPEAMQQRFVNSIMEVNKLIRQIGGEEYGEKFQVNVVDGSVCFGSAFHNWALSVPYMKKKGITLKDVIAAYTGSDPDGHKVLKKKAPIHECILDAVITHLPNPVVAQHYRIPKLWKGELETEEGIALQKCDPNGPLFFVITKIVVDPQAGEISAGRLFGGTIQKGMEVYLNRGKQNLRVQQVFIYNGAKREIVDFATAGNIVGVAGLKAMPGETITQKPTEPFEEISHIFDPVVTKAVEAKKPSDLPRLVEILRMVQKEDPCIKVKINEETGEHLMSGMGELHLEVIENRIKTEKGLDIQTSAPIVVYRETVSKASEIMMGKSPNKHNHLFFKVEPIPQAVIDAIKTGDLPLNSRVKKVDLVMRDKLVAMGFDTKLAAKVKGFFNYNVIFEQTKGQIHLGEIMEMVLDMFEDVMNAGPLAREPCFKVMVSLMDCKLHEDAIHRGPAQLYPAVREGIREAMNAAGPVMFEPVQILQFEAPVDYMGEISKLIANKRGQLLEMDQVGIMVVVKAKLPVGEMIGMSNDLRSATGGRGSSSVIDQMFEKLPGELQMKIITQIRNRKGLSENQ
- a CDS encoding histidine phosphatase family protein — its product is MRIHLFRHGQTSWNKQARLQGQTDIPLDEIGQKQADALASYFAALQLAAVYTSDLVRAQETAQRATQNTYPIITVPYFNERNFGVLEGTAIGEFAGDFRAQLRDPVYCPQGGESHEMVEQRVREGIEKIVASHTPEDEIAIFGHKGTNFHILTTLIGIEQARQYRSGDNCAGLVLLYAQEWSVERTIP
- a CDS encoding histidine phosphatase family protein, coding for MKHVFALRHAQKNLLTGGITKKGEEECAMIGKLLPEFAITISSPRKRCSETAKLIVNHDPKIEKDADIEFDSGTELAQLIRNILKKLQDGQSALIVTHSPCLEPAYALLQNKIPLQESIHFRSLEGFIVDEKKRVKLFVRESQ